A genomic region of Dactylococcopsis salina PCC 8305 contains the following coding sequences:
- the pyrC gene encoding dihydroorotase: protein MQHLTISQPDDWHLHLRDGATLKAVLPYTVRQFARAIVMPNLKPPIRSVTDATAYRDRILAAIPEGEQFEPLMTLYLTDNTSPDEIFRAKESQFIKAVKYYPAGATTNSDSGVTDIRKCDRVFEAMQEVDMPLLLHGEVTDHDVDPFDREKVFIDRHLIPLKQRFPNLRVVLEHITTSDAVQYVLSASAIAATLTPQHLLFNRQALFQGGLRPHFYCLPILKREEHRQALLQAATSGNPKFFLGTDSAPHTRTSKETSCGCAGCFSALHALELYAEAFESVQALDQLEAFASFYGPDFYQLPRNTKQITLSKTTWRVRDQVPLLESGIVPLGAGREMTWHIV from the coding sequence ATGCAACATCTCACCATTTCCCAGCCCGACGATTGGCATCTACATCTCCGTGACGGTGCAACACTGAAAGCAGTTCTACCCTACACGGTGCGTCAGTTTGCCCGCGCGATCGTCATGCCGAATTTGAAGCCCCCGATTCGCTCAGTTACCGATGCAACCGCCTATCGCGATCGCATCCTTGCTGCCATTCCAGAAGGCGAACAGTTTGAGCCATTGATGACGCTCTACCTCACCGACAACACTAGCCCCGACGAGATTTTCCGAGCGAAGGAATCTCAGTTCATCAAAGCGGTCAAATACTACCCAGCCGGGGCAACGACTAACTCTGATTCTGGTGTGACCGATATTCGCAAGTGCGATCGCGTTTTTGAAGCAATGCAGGAGGTAGATATGCCGTTATTACTGCACGGGGAAGTAACTGATCACGATGTTGATCCGTTCGATCGGGAGAAGGTATTTATCGATCGACATTTAATCCCCCTCAAGCAAAGATTTCCGAACCTGCGGGTGGTGCTTGAGCATATCACGACTTCTGATGCGGTGCAGTATGTCCTCTCGGCAAGCGCGATCGCAGCCACCCTTACGCCACAACATTTGTTATTTAACCGTCAAGCCCTGTTCCAAGGCGGTCTGCGCCCCCATTTTTATTGCCTACCCATTTTGAAACGGGAGGAGCATCGTCAGGCTTTATTGCAAGCAGCAACATCAGGGAATCCGAAGTTTTTTCTCGGTACTGATAGCGCTCCCCATACCCGCACCAGCAAAGAAACTTCCTGTGGTTGCGCGGGATGCTTTTCGGCTCTCCACGCCCTTGAGTTGTATGCCGAAGCATTTGAAAGCGTGCAAGCCCTAGATCAACTGGAGGCTTTCGCTAGTTTCTATGGTCCCGATTTTTATCAACTACCGCGTAATACCAAGCAAATTACCTTATCTAAAACCACCTGGCGCGTTCGGGATCAAGTTCCATTGCTGGAATCTGGGATCGTTCCTTTGGGGGCAGGGCGAGAAATGACCTGGCACATAGTATGA
- the psb30 gene encoding photosystem II reaction center protein Ycf12/Psb30 — protein MEALTSFLGNVNYEVIFQLTFVALIMISGPIVIFLLAVRGGDL, from the coding sequence ATGGAAGCCTTAACCAGTTTTTTAGGAAACGTCAATTATGAAGTGATTTTTCAGTTAACTTTTGTGGCGTTAATTATGATTTCCGGTCCGATCGTGATTTTTTTACTCGCAGTGCGTGGAGGCGACCTCTAA
- a CDS encoding type II toxin-antitoxin system HicB family antitoxin has translation MTNEGQHTKTRSFTVILYKEDEMYIAECPEVGTVDQGETMEEAINGLKEATRLYLEEFPLPESSPKFFTTIEVSKALSYHESLARRQSRYWNA, from the coding sequence ATGACAAATGAGGGTCAGCACACCAAAACTCGCAGTTTTACAGTAATTCTTTATAAAGAAGATGAAATGTATATCGCTGAATGTCCAGAGGTAGGAACAGTTGATCAAGGAGAGACAATGGAGGAAGCGATTAATGGGCTGAAAGAAGCAACACGACTCTATTTGGAAGAGTTTCCCTTGCCTGAGAGTTCTCCCAAATTTTTCACTACCATAGAAGTTAGTAAGGCTCTAAGTTACCACGAATCTCTAGCAAGAAGGCAATCAAGGTACTGGAACGCTTAG
- a CDS encoding metallophosphatase, whose translation MTQWAILSGIEGNLQAYEAVLADIKGQEIPVTAIYILGDSIGLQGDNEAVVQRIQFPYADEVKPQVCTGWWEEQCFNLYALSGFGEAPELRDRYGTDAILKLWESVSRETVQWLRSLDFGFHEEDCLLIHGSTVSYDDELTPETPAIQICDRVLRAEAETLFCARSGLTFTYSVERASLDSSTRTLEKTQQTSQETLASCRVIGVGNVGQTPQRATYTLYQPLTKQVTFQTVDYDSH comes from the coding sequence ATGACACAGTGGGCGATTTTAAGCGGAATTGAAGGGAATTTACAGGCTTATGAGGCGGTTCTTGCTGATATTAAGGGTCAAGAAATTCCAGTTACAGCGATCTACATTCTAGGAGATAGCATTGGGTTACAGGGCGATAATGAAGCAGTGGTGCAACGGATTCAGTTTCCTTACGCCGATGAAGTGAAGCCGCAAGTGTGTACAGGGTGGTGGGAAGAACAATGTTTTAACTTATATGCCCTGAGTGGATTTGGAGAAGCCCCAGAATTGCGCGATCGTTATGGGACTGATGCGATTCTCAAGTTATGGGAATCTGTTTCCAGAGAAACCGTACAATGGTTACGCAGTCTGGACTTTGGCTTTCACGAAGAAGACTGTTTGCTGATTCATGGCAGTACCGTAAGTTACGATGATGAACTAACTCCCGAAACACCAGCGATTCAAATCTGCGATCGCGTTCTCAGAGCAGAAGCAGAAACCTTATTCTGTGCGCGATCGGGGTTAACCTTTACCTACTCTGTGGAAAGGGCAAGTCTTGATTCTAGCACCCGAACCTTAGAAAAAACACAACAAACGTCACAAGAAACCCTAGCATCCTGCCGAGTGATTGGTGTGGGTAATGTGGGACAAACGCCCCAAAGAGCAACCTATACTTTATATCAACCCTTGACTAAACAAGTAACTTTTCAAACCGTTGACTATGACTCCCACTAA
- a CDS encoding cadherin domain-containing protein yields the protein MAVQYIAESIDYETLDLIPGEEGVVNVSDLSQADDAIAPIDLGEGNSFRFYDTDYASLSVDTNGRLIFGTGNSQFENTNLTSNEITPGIIAPFWDDLRANSGVAEVDSPEDDLILYQIEENRIIIEWNNVHFFDGGQTTDGLTFQAILELNTGDNNGEITFNYGDLSEEDLEENNGTSATVGVKAPGSQTENSLDRTLVSFDQNSPLLGDTEAISLTPNVIEDNAIIITSPVSVDFPEAETDPAYRILTNASDDVTLAYSITGGTDADQFTIDSENGTLTFTNPPDFESPTDANADNIYEVTVNASDGETSDEETVLITVTDEQEAPPTDTQYIASSTDFEAIDLIPGEDNVVTVENLSNTDDEIASITLGEGNSFRFYDSDYTNLTIDSNGRLIFGTGESAFNNTDLTSPEFSPGIIAPFWDDLITNSTAANPDTPEDDLILSQIEDNRIIIEWSNVHFISEGDTTDGITFQAILELNTGDDNGRITFNYVDLSEEEVEENNGTSATVGVKAPGTQDNSSFDRTLVSFNQENPLIGENQAIELTPNTIDPNTIAITSPTAVDVPEETPETAYTVLVNAPDEATVTYSITGGTDADQFTIDSENGTLTFTNPPDFESPTDANEDNIYEVIINASDGENSDEETVLITVTDEQETPPTDTQYIASSTDFEAIDLIPGEDNVVTVENLSNTDDDIASITLGEGNSFRFYDSDYTNLAIDSNGRLIFGTGESAFSNTDLTSPEFSPGIIAPFWDDLITNSTAANPDTPEDDLKLYQIEENRIIIEWNNVHFFDGGQTTDGLTFQAILELNTGDNNGEITFNYVDLSEEDLEENNGTSATVGVKAPGTQDNFSFDRTLVSFNQENPLIGENQAIELTPNPIDPNALLIIGPRFVTFLEESAGTPYTVITNSPEAENLTYSISGGADADQFTIDSESGELSFNTLPDFESPTDANEDNIYEVSLTADDGETQATQDLSIAITNQQEQTGQPPNLEASNLTVDLATASEGTVIGTLNASDPNSNPLTYAITEGNTDNNQNGTSPVSVNDSGEIILQDIDDLTSNLATTFTFTATVTDTEDLTDEAEITVDLGVETATPSSVFGSLVFGTLNNDQFNTSDLDSLETDQDKILFFGAGNTSLEGTEGEGNNRIYLGAESDTVLATAGDRVFTKQGNDQILVGANNRIYAGEGDDRLFVATEGNNVLRGGNGDDQFWIANGNLPDSANTITDFTSGEDVLGISGFPNIAFDDLSLNSAGENTVIGFDPETPLVELQGIEATSLSAEDFVFLS from the coding sequence ATGGCAGTTCAATATATTGCAGAAAGTATCGATTATGAAACCCTTGATCTGATTCCAGGAGAAGAAGGGGTGGTCAATGTGAGCGATCTCAGTCAAGCAGATGACGCGATCGCGCCGATCGATCTCGGAGAAGGAAATAGTTTCCGTTTTTACGACACCGACTATGCCAGCTTAAGTGTCGATACCAATGGACGACTGATTTTTGGCACGGGTAACAGTCAATTTGAAAATACTAATTTAACCAGTAATGAAATTACCCCAGGGATTATTGCCCCATTTTGGGATGATCTGAGAGCAAATTCTGGAGTTGCGGAGGTGGATAGCCCCGAAGATGATTTAATTCTCTACCAAATTGAAGAGAATCGGATTATTATTGAATGGAATAATGTTCACTTTTTTGATGGCGGTCAAACCACTGATGGACTCACTTTTCAAGCGATTTTAGAACTGAATACAGGGGACAATAACGGTGAGATTACCTTTAATTATGGTGATCTCAGTGAGGAAGATTTAGAAGAAAATAATGGCACTTCCGCAACGGTTGGGGTAAAGGCGCCAGGAAGCCAAACCGAAAATAGCCTCGATCGAACATTAGTCTCTTTCGACCAAAATAGTCCTCTCTTAGGGGATACCGAAGCGATTAGCCTCACTCCTAATGTCATCGAAGACAACGCGATCATTATTACCAGTCCAGTTTCCGTTGACTTTCCCGAAGCAGAAACCGATCCCGCTTATCGCATCCTCACCAACGCCTCCGATGATGTCACTCTCGCCTATAGTATTACTGGAGGGACCGATGCTGATCAATTTACAATTGATAGTGAAAATGGCACGTTAACCTTTACCAATCCTCCCGACTTTGAATCCCCCACTGATGCCAATGCAGATAATATCTATGAAGTCACCGTTAACGCCAGTGACGGTGAAACCAGCGACGAAGAAACGGTTTTAATCACAGTTACCGATGAACAGGAAGCCCCTCCCACCGATACCCAATACATCGCTAGTTCCACAGACTTTGAAGCCATTGACTTAATTCCAGGGGAAGACAATGTGGTAACAGTGGAGAATCTTAGTAACACTGACGATGAGATTGCGAGTATTACTCTCGGAGAGGGAAACAGTTTCCGTTTTTACGACAGCGATTATACCAATCTCACGATTGATTCTAACGGTCGCCTCATTTTTGGCACTGGAGAAAGTGCCTTTAACAATACCGACTTAACCAGTCCAGAATTTAGCCCTGGTATTATTGCCCCGTTTTGGGATGATTTGATCACTAACTCCACTGCTGCTAATCCTGATACGCCAGAAGATGATTTAATTCTTTCCCAAATCGAAGACAATCGGATCATTATTGAATGGAGTAATGTTCATTTTATTAGTGAGGGTGACACGACAGATGGGATTACTTTCCAAGCCATTTTAGAACTGAATACAGGGGATGATAACGGTAGGATTACTTTTAATTATGTTGACCTCAGTGAGGAAGAGGTAGAAGAAAATAACGGCACGTCCGCAACGGTTGGGGTAAAAGCACCAGGCACTCAAGACAATTCTAGCTTCGATCGAACCCTTGTCTCTTTCAACCAAGAGAATCCCCTCATTGGTGAGAATCAGGCGATCGAACTTACTCCTAATACCATCGATCCCAATACGATCGCAATCACCAGCCCCACCGCCGTTGATGTTCCTGAAGAAACTCCAGAAACGGCTTATACAGTGCTAGTCAATGCGCCAGATGAGGCAACTGTCACTTATAGTATTACTGGAGGAACCGATGCTGATCAATTTACAATTGATAGTGAAAATGGCACGTTAACCTTTACCAATCCTCCCGACTTTGAATCCCCCACTGATGCCAATGAAGATAATATCTATGAAGTCATCATTAACGCCAGTGACGGTGAAAATAGCGACGAAGAAACGGTTTTAATCACAGTTACCGATGAACAGGAAACCCCTCCCACCGATACCCAATACATCGCTAGTTCCACAGACTTTGAAGCCATTGACTTAATTCCAGGGGAAGACAATGTGGTGACAGTGGAGAATCTTAGTAACACTGACGATGACATTGCGAGTATTACTCTCGGAGAGGGAAACAGTTTCCGTTTTTACGACAGCGATTATACCAATCTCGCGATTGATTCTAACGGTCGCCTCATTTTTGGCACTGGAGAAAGTGCCTTTAGCAATACCGACTTAACCAGTCCAGAATTTAGCCCTGGTATTATTGCCCCGTTTTGGGATGATTTGATCACTAACTCCACTGCTGCTAATCCTGATACGCCAGAAGATGATTTAAAACTCTACCAAATCGAAGAGAATCGGATCATTATTGAATGGAATAATGTTCACTTTTTTGATGGCGGTCAAACCACTGATGGACTCACTTTCCAAGCAATTTTAGAACTGAATACAGGGGACAATAACGGTGAGATTACCTTTAATTATGTTGACCTCAGTGAGGAAGATTTAGAAGAAAATAACGGCACGTCTGCAACGGTTGGGGTAAAAGCACCAGGCACTCAAGATAATTTTAGCTTCGATCGGACATTAGTCTCTTTTAACCAAGAGAATCCCCTCATTGGTGAGAATCAGGCGATCGAACTGACTCCCAACCCCATTGATCCTAACGCGCTACTCATTATCGGTCCGAGATTTGTGACGTTTTTAGAAGAAAGCGCCGGCACGCCTTATACCGTTATTACTAATTCCCCAGAAGCAGAAAACCTGACTTATAGCATATCAGGTGGTGCTGATGCCGACCAGTTTACGATCGACAGCGAGAGTGGGGAATTAAGTTTTAATACCCTTCCCGACTTTGAATCTCCCACTGATGCAAACGAGGATAACATTTATGAAGTCAGCCTCACCGCCGATGACGGAGAAACGCAAGCCACACAAGACCTCAGCATTGCCATTACGAACCAACAAGAACAAACTGGTCAACCACCCAACTTAGAAGCCAGTAACTTAACGGTTGATCTCGCCACAGCTTCCGAAGGAACGGTGATTGGCACTCTCAACGCCAGTGATCCCAATTCAAATCCCCTCACTTATGCCATTACTGAAGGGAACACCGACAACAACCAAAATGGCACTTCTCCTGTAAGCGTTAATGATAGTGGCGAAATTATCCTTCAAGATATAGATGATCTAACCTCCAATCTAGCCACTACCTTCACCTTTACCGCAACTGTCACCGATACCGAAGACTTAACTGATGAAGCCGAGATTACGGTTGATCTAGGAGTGGAAACAGCGACTCCAAGCAGTGTTTTCGGAAGTTTAGTTTTTGGAACACTGAATAACGATCAATTTAATACGAGTGATCTCGATAGTCTTGAAACCGATCAAGATAAAATTCTTTTCTTTGGCGCTGGTAATACCTCCCTGGAGGGAACAGAGGGCGAGGGAAATAATCGCATTTACTTGGGTGCTGAGAGTGACACAGTTTTAGCAACAGCGGGCGATCGGGTGTTTACCAAACAGGGAAACGATCAAATTTTAGTTGGGGCGAATAATCGCATTTACGCGGGAGAGGGAGACGATCGCTTATTTGTGGCGACAGAAGGAAATAATGTCTTAAGAGGAGGAAACGGCGACGATCAATTTTGGATTGCCAACGGAAACCTCCCAGACAGTGCGAACACCATCACTGATTTCACATCGGGAGAAGATGTACTAGGGATTAGTGGCTTTCCCAATATCGCATTTGATGACCTGAGTTTAAATTCAGCAGGAGAAAACACAGTCATTGGCTTTGATCCAGAAACACCTTTGGTTGAGTTACAAGGTATTGAAGCAACTTCTCTCAGTGCTGAGGATTTCGTCTTTTTATCTTAA
- the dnaX gene encoding DNA polymerase III subunit gamma/tau yields the protein MPYEPLHQKYRPQTFADLVGQSAIGDTLSNAIERQRIAPAYLFSGPRGTGKTSSARILAKSLNCINSKQPTAQPCNQCEVCRSIVNGSALDIVEIDAASNTGVDNIREIIDRSSFAPVKCRYKLYVIDECLTGDSLIQTSAGVMRIDNPDLEGKKVLSYNETTQRWEEKKVLRWLNQGVKPTVKIKTTHRELRCTENHLIRTDQGWIKAKNLKAGIKILSPVNVDVEYQFPQWSTNLEKVESVHRVGKESVYDLEVEQNHNFVANGLLVHNCHMLSTAAFNALLKTLEEPPPRVVFVLATTDPQRVIPTIISRCQRFDFQRIPLSAMIAHLRYIAQKEQIEITEEALTVIAQVSHGGLRDAQSLLDQLSLLSGEISLDRVWDLVGAIPEQDLIALLQAIKQENGEQIVTLCRQLLDRGREPIIVLESLAGLYRDLLIAKTAPQRSELVALTASTWEQICKLAQDWEVREILAGQKHLQKSEAQVKQTTQPRLWLEVTLLGLLAVNQPSTETSPLVKTVSLPQTASKDEPKPKPPAKPEQPSPPSEVPKTTAVKSESETTTAPSETPDTANVVQIWTQMLERLPPPTKPLVKDHCSLLAIEGNIAVVGVRNQHLFPFAKKRQKDLEQALTAILKRDITVKLEVKGEQKFQSAASPVSTPEKKTDNPLPPPPQENRKPSPVVEEVKKEPEVTETRSISTPDVSETNQNEETATDSTVDVSDVPETNQNEETETDEKTLKKAAKDLADVFKGEIIEFNQSDG from the coding sequence ATGCCTTATGAACCGCTCCATCAGAAATATCGTCCGCAGACTTTTGCTGATCTGGTGGGACAAAGTGCGATCGGGGACACGCTTAGTAATGCGATCGAGCGTCAACGGATTGCTCCTGCTTATTTGTTTAGTGGTCCGCGCGGAACGGGTAAAACCTCCTCAGCACGAATTTTAGCGAAATCACTGAATTGTATTAATAGCAAGCAACCAACGGCGCAACCTTGTAATCAGTGCGAAGTCTGTCGCTCGATCGTTAATGGTTCTGCTTTGGATATTGTTGAAATCGACGCGGCGAGTAATACGGGTGTTGATAATATTCGCGAGATTATCGATCGATCGAGTTTTGCTCCCGTGAAGTGTCGTTATAAATTATATGTGATTGACGAGTGTTTAACTGGTGATTCCTTAATCCAGACTTCGGCAGGAGTAATGAGAATAGATAATCCCGACTTGGAAGGGAAAAAAGTTCTCAGCTATAACGAAACTACTCAAAGATGGGAAGAGAAAAAAGTATTACGATGGCTCAATCAGGGAGTAAAACCCACCGTCAAGATCAAAACGACCCACCGTGAACTTCGCTGTACAGAAAATCATCTAATTCGGACTGATCAAGGATGGATCAAAGCAAAAAACCTCAAAGCTGGAATCAAGATACTATCCCCTGTGAATGTGGATGTGGAATATCAATTCCCTCAATGGAGTACAAATTTGGAGAAGGTAGAATCTGTCCACCGCGTTGGTAAAGAATCGGTTTATGATTTAGAAGTGGAACAGAATCATAATTTTGTGGCGAATGGACTTTTAGTTCATAATTGCCATATGCTCAGTACGGCGGCGTTTAATGCTCTCCTCAAAACCTTAGAAGAACCGCCGCCAAGAGTCGTTTTTGTTCTCGCTACCACTGATCCGCAACGAGTGATTCCCACCATTATCTCTCGGTGTCAACGGTTTGATTTCCAACGCATCCCTCTCTCGGCGATGATTGCTCATTTGCGATACATTGCACAAAAAGAACAAATTGAAATCACAGAAGAAGCTCTAACTGTCATTGCACAAGTGTCTCATGGGGGGTTGAGAGATGCTCAAAGTCTTTTAGATCAACTGAGTTTATTATCTGGTGAAATTAGCCTCGATCGAGTTTGGGATTTAGTCGGTGCGATTCCAGAACAGGATTTAATCGCCCTGTTACAAGCCATTAAACAGGAAAATGGGGAGCAAATTGTAACTTTATGTCGTCAACTGCTCGATCGAGGACGAGAACCAATTATTGTTTTAGAAAGCCTAGCGGGATTGTATCGAGACTTACTCATCGCGAAAACCGCCCCTCAACGTTCCGAATTAGTCGCCCTCACCGCATCCACTTGGGAACAAATCTGTAAATTAGCTCAAGACTGGGAAGTTAGGGAAATTTTAGCAGGACAAAAACACCTACAAAAAAGCGAAGCACAAGTTAAACAAACCACTCAACCTCGCCTATGGCTAGAAGTCACCTTATTGGGATTATTAGCGGTTAATCAGCCATCAACAGAAACCTCACCCCTTGTAAAAACCGTTTCTCTTCCTCAAACAGCATCAAAAGATGAACCCAAACCAAAACCCCCAGCGAAACCAGAACAACCATCGCCACCATCGGAAGTTCCCAAAACGACGGCAGTAAAATCAGAATCGGAAACCACAACCGCACCTTCAGAAACCCCAGACACAGCAAATGTTGTTCAAATTTGGACGCAGATGTTGGAGAGATTACCTCCTCCCACGAAACCCTTAGTTAAGGATCACTGTTCTTTATTAGCTATAGAGGGGAATATTGCCGTAGTAGGAGTGAGAAACCAACACCTTTTCCCCTTTGCGAAGAAACGTCAAAAAGACTTAGAACAAGCCTTAACTGCAATTCTGAAACGAGACATTACCGTTAAATTGGAAGTCAAAGGAGAGCAAAAATTTCAATCCGCAGCGTCTCCCGTATCAACCCCTGAAAAAAAAACGGATAATCCTCTCCCACCTCCTCCCCAAGAAAATAGAAAACCCTCTCCTGTTGTAGAAGAGGTTAAAAAAGAGCCAGAAGTTACTGAAACGAGATCAATCTCGACTCCAGACGTTTCAGAAACGAATCAGAATGAGGAAACGGCGACAGATTCAACTGTAGATGTTTCAGATGTTCCAGAAACGAATCAGAATGAGGAAACCGAAACAGACGAGAAAACTTTAAAGAAAGCCGCCAAAGATTTAGCTGATGTGTTTAAGGGGGAAATAATAGAGTTTAACCAATCTGATGGTTAG
- a CDS encoding Uma2 family endonuclease, protein MVFRLCLAYSLSFSTAINQLGKAKKLAYAFTELRCTFAGRSIVPDIAVFEWQRIPLDENGQIVDRFEIAPDWIVEILSPKQSTNRVIRKIVFCLKNGTKLGYLIDADDQSITVFQPDRLPEVKEKQDVLPVLDALQDWQITVEDVFNYLSFT, encoded by the coding sequence ATGGTTTTCCGTTTATGCCTAGCATATAGTCTCAGTTTTTCGACTGCTATTAATCAACTGGGAAAAGCAAAAAAATTAGCTTATGCTTTTACAGAACTCCGTTGTACGTTTGCTGGACGCTCCATCGTTCCAGATATCGCTGTATTTGAGTGGCAAAGAATCCCGTTAGATGAAAATGGTCAAATTGTTGATCGATTTGAAATCGCTCCAGATTGGATTGTTGAAATTCTCTCTCCTAAACAATCGACAAATCGGGTAATTCGCAAAATTGTCTTTTGTCTTAAAAATGGTACAAAATTAGGTTATCTCATTGACGCTGACGATCAATCAATAACAGTCTTTCAGCCGGATCGACTCCCTGAAGTAAAAGAGAAACAAGATGTTTTACCCGTATTAGACGCTTTGCAGGATTGGCAAATTACTGTAGAAGACGTATTTAACTATCTAAGTTTTACCTAA
- a CDS encoding type II toxin-antitoxin system HicB family antitoxin, whose protein sequence is MATQFTAILKKDGDWWIGWIEEVKGVNAQEATKEELIESLREALQDILELNREEARREAIDNYEEVFITT, encoded by the coding sequence ATGGCGACTCAATTTACAGCAATTCTTAAAAAAGATGGCGATTGGTGGATTGGATGGATCGAAGAAGTAAAAGGGGTTAACGCTCAGGAAGCGACTAAAGAGGAACTGATTGAAAGTTTACGAGAAGCTCTACAAGATATTCTGGAATTAAATCGCGAGGAAGCCCGTAGAGAAGCAATAGACAACTACGAAGAAGTTTTCATCACTACATGA
- a CDS encoding type II toxin-antitoxin system HicA family toxin, translating to MSSKKAIKVLERLGFKQVRQTGSHVVMKKNTEEGKVGCVVPLHSELKVGTLSGILKQAQVKAEDFIENL from the coding sequence ATCTCTAGCAAGAAGGCAATCAAGGTACTGGAACGCTTAGGATTCAAGCAGGTTCGACAAACAGGCAGTCATGTTGTGATGAAGAAAAATACTGAAGAGGGTAAAGTGGGATGTGTTGTTCCCCTACATAGCGAATTAAAAGTTGGTACATTAAGTGGGATTCTCAAGCAAGCACAAGTAAAGGCTGAGGATTTTATCGAGAATCTATAA
- a CDS encoding type II toxin-antitoxin system HicA family toxin: MKRNDLIRYLQKAGCELLREGGKHSIWWNPKTQAKTTIPRHREIRDILAKKICKDLDIPPP; encoded by the coding sequence ATGAAACGAAACGATTTGATCCGTTACCTTCAAAAAGCGGGATGTGAATTATTACGTGAGGGAGGTAAGCACTCAATTTGGTGGAATCCAAAAACCCAAGCGAAAACGACTATTCCTCGTCATCGAGAGATCAGAGACATTCTAGCTAAGAAAATTTGTAAAGACTTGGATATTCCACCGCCATAG
- a CDS encoding metallophosphoesterase family protein has product MKLAVMSCIHGNYEALTAVLSDIEAQKADRVYCLGDLVGYGPYPNEVVELIRDLEIPTCQGCWDEDVVEGLDACECSYPSQIAEKRGKVAHEWTNRVLKSDVRDYLANLPMILKEDNLCFVHGSPNSQHEYLLPDTAGLIALERVLSTGVDTLFCGHTHIPYVRELDNMKLSVQVQQPEKMSNNTLTTPMKRIINAGSVGEPRHGKPDATYVLYDTETEEVTLREVPYNYTATCLAILEQGLPPIFAWRLARGLEFAEKADDPTHVCQK; this is encoded by the coding sequence ATGAAATTAGCTGTTATGTCCTGTATTCACGGTAATTATGAAGCCTTAACTGCGGTTTTATCCGATATTGAAGCCCAAAAAGCCGATCGCGTTTACTGTTTAGGAGATTTAGTCGGTTATGGTCCTTATCCTAACGAAGTAGTTGAGTTAATTCGGGATTTAGAGATTCCCACCTGTCAAGGCTGTTGGGATGAAGATGTGGTGGAAGGGTTAGACGCTTGTGAGTGTAGTTATCCTTCGCAAATCGCAGAAAAACGGGGAAAAGTTGCCCATGAATGGACCAATCGGGTTTTGAAGTCAGATGTGCGGGACTATTTAGCCAATTTACCGATGATTCTGAAAGAAGACAATCTCTGTTTTGTTCACGGTAGCCCCAACAGCCAACATGAATATCTCTTACCCGATACAGCAGGATTAATTGCACTGGAACGAGTTTTATCCACAGGGGTAGATACCTTGTTTTGTGGACATACCCACATTCCTTATGTTCGGGAGTTAGACAATATGAAGTTATCGGTGCAAGTGCAACAACCCGAAAAAATGAGCAACAACACGCTGACCACGCCGATGAAACGAATTATCAATGCTGGGTCAGTAGGAGAACCCCGTCACGGAAAACCTGATGCGACGTATGTTCTGTATGATACTGAAACTGAAGAAGTGACGTTGCGGGAAGTTCCTTATAATTACACCGCAACCTGTTTAGCCATTTTAGAACAAGGACTGCCCCCGATTTTTGCTTGGCGGTTAGCGCGAGGTCTGGAGTTTGCGGAAAAAGCAGATGATCCGACTCATGTTTGTCAAAAGTGA